In Acinonyx jubatus isolate Ajub_Pintada_27869175 chromosome B3, VMU_Ajub_asm_v1.0, whole genome shotgun sequence, a genomic segment contains:
- the TGM1 gene encoding protein-glutamine gamma-glutamyltransferase K isoform X1, producing the protein MMDGPRSDVGRWGGNPWQPPTTPSPEPEPEPEPERRSRRGGRSFWARCCGCCSCRNETDADWGPEPHGDRGSGRGRGSSSGGRRPDSRGSDSRRPGSRASGVNAAGDGTIREGMLVVTGVDLLSSRSDQNRREHHTDEFEYDELILRRGQPFDMVLHLSRPYESSDHVALELLIGNSPEVGKGTHVIIPVGKGGSGGWKAQVTKASGQNLDLRVHTSPNAIIGKFQFTVRTRSEAGEFLLPFDPHNEIYILFNPWCPEDIVYVEHEDWRQEYVLNESGRIYYGTEAQIGERTWNYGQFDHGVLDACLYILDRRGMPYGGRGDPVSVSRVISAMVNSLDDNGVLIGNWSGDYSRGTNPSAWVGSVEILLSYLRTGYSVPYGQCWVFAGVTTTVLRCLGLATRTVTNFNSAHDTDTSLTMDIYFDENMKPLEHLNHDSVWNFHVWNDCWMKRPDLPSGFGGWQVVDATPQETSSGIFCCGPCSVESIKNGLVYMKYDTPFIFAEVNSDKVYWQRQDDGSFKIVYVEEKAIGTLIITKAIGSNMRDDVTHIYKHPEGSEAERKAVETAAAHGSKPNVYSTRDSAEDVAMQVEAQDAVMGQDLTVCVVLTNRSSSRRTVKLHLYLSVTFYTGVTGSVFKESKKEVVLAPGASDRVSMPVAYKEYRPHLVDQGSMLLNVSGHVKENGQVLAKQHTFRLRTPDLSLTLLGAAVVGQECEVQIVFKNPLPITLTNVVFRLEGSGLQRPKILNVGDIGGNETVTLHQKFVPVRPGPRQLIASLDSPQLSQVHGVIQVDVAPAPGSGGFFSDAGGDSHSGETIPMASRGGA; encoded by the exons ATGATGGACGGTCCTCGTTCAGATGTGGGCCGCTGGGGCGGGAACCCTTGGCAGCCCCCCACCACACCTTCCCCAGAGCcagagccggagccggagccggagagACGATCTCGTCGAGGAGGCCGTTCCTTCTGGGCTCGCTGCTGCGGCTGCTGCTCATGCCGAAATGAAACAGATGCTGACTGGGGACCTGAGCCCCATGGAGACCGAGGGTCTGGCAGGGGTCGAGGGTCCAGCTCTGGGGGTCGAAGACCAGACTCCCGGGGCTCAGATTCCCGCCGGCCTGGCTCCCGGGCCAGTGGTGTGAACGCAGCTGGAGACGGCACCATCAGAG AGGGCATGCTGGTGGTGACCGGTGTGGATCTGCTGAGTTCACGCTCGGACCAGAATCGCCGAGAGCACCACACAGATGAGTTTGAGTACGACGAGCTGATTTTACGCCGTGGGCAGCCTTTCGACATGGTCCTCCACCTCTCTCGGCCCTATGAGTCCTCTGATCATGTTGCCCTGGAGCTGCTTATCG GAAACAGCCCCGAGGTGGGGAAGGGCACGCACGTGATCAtcccagtggggaaggggggcagcGGAGGCTGGAAAGCCCAGGTGACCAAGGCCAGTGGGCAGAATCTGGACCTACGTGTCCACACCTCCCCCAACGCCATCATCGGCAAGTTTCAATTCACGGTCCGCACACGTTCAGAGGCTGGCGAGTTCCTGTTGCCTTTTGACCCCCACAACGAGATCTACATCCTCTTCAATCCATGGTGTCCAG AGGACATCGTGTACGTGGAGCATGAGGATTGGCGACAGGAGTACGTGCTTAATGAATCCGGGAGAATTTACTATGGGACTGAAGCACAGATTGGCGAGCGGACCTGGAACTATGGGCAG tttgACCATGGAGTGCTGGATGCCTGCCTGTACATCCTAGACAGGCGGGGCATGCCATATGGAGGCCGCGGGGACCCGGTCAGTGTCTCCCGGGTCATCTCTGCCATG GTGAACTCCTTGGATGACAATGGGGTCCTGATTGGAAACTGGTCTGGTGATTACTCCCGAGGCACCAACCCATCAGCTTGGGTGGGCAGTGTGGAGATCCTACTCAGCTACCTACGCACCGGCTATTCCGTCCCCTATGGCCAGTGCTGGGTCTTCGCCGGTGTGACCACAACAG TGCTGCGTTGCTTGGGCCTGGCTACCCGCACTGTCACCAATTTCAACTCGGCACATGACACAGACACATCCCTCACCATGGACATCTACTTTGACGAGAATATGAAGCCTCTCGAGCACCTGAACCATGATTCTGTTTG GAACTTCCACGTGTGGAACGACTGCTGGATGAAGAGGCCAGATCTGCCCTCTGGCTTTGGTGGGTGGCAGGTGGTGGATGCCACACCCCAGGAAACCAGCAGCG GCATCTTCTGCTGCGGCCCCTGCTCTGTGGAGTCCATCAAGAATGGCCTGGTATACATGAAATACGACACGCCCTTCATTTTTGCTGAG GTCAACAGTGACAAAGTTTACTGGCAGCGACAGGATGATGGTAGCTTTAAGATCGTGTATGTGGAAGAGAAGGCCATTGGTACGCTCATCATAACAAAGGCCATTGGATCCAACATGCGAGATGATGTCACCCACATTTATAAACACCCAGAAG GCTCAGAAGCAGAGCGGAAGGCAGTGGAGACAGCAGCCGCCCACGGCAGCAAACCCAACGTGTACTCCACGCGTGACTCAGCAGAGGATGTGGCGATGCAGGTGGAGGCACAGGACGCGGTGATGGGGCAGGACCTGACCGTCTGCGTGGTGCTGACCAATCGCAGCAGCAGCCGCCGCACCGTGAAGCTGCACCTCTACCTCTCGGTCACCTTCTACACCGGTGTCACCGGGTCTGTCTTCAAGGAGAGCAAGAAAGAAGTGGTGCTGGCGCCAGGGGCCT CGGACCGCGTGTCCATGCCTGTGGCCTACAAGGAATACCGGCCCCACCTGGTAGATCAGGGGTCCATGCTGCTCAACGTCTCGGGCCACGTCAAGGAGAACGGGCAGGTGCTGGCCAAGCAGCACACCTTCCGTCTGCGCACCCCTGACCTTTCCCTCACC ttGTTGGGGGCAGCCGTGGTTGGTCAGGAGTGCGAAGTACAGATTGTCTTCAAGAACCCGCTGCCTATAACCCTCACCAATGTCGTCTTCCGGCTTGAGGGCTCCGGGCTACAGAGACCCAAGATCCTCAATGTGGG GGACATTGGGGGCAACGAGACAGTGACGCTGCACCAGAAGTTTGTGCCTGTGCGACCAGGCCCCCGCCAGCTCATCGCCAGCTTGGACAGCCCCCAGCTCTCCCAGGTGCATGGTGTTATCCAGGTGGACGTGGCTCCGGCCCCTGGGAGCGGAGGCTTCTTCTCAGATGCTGGAGGCGACAGTCACTCAGGGGAGACCATCCCTATGGCATCTCGAGGTGGAGCTTAA
- the TGM1 gene encoding protein-glutamine gamma-glutamyltransferase K isoform X2 encodes MMDGPRSDVGRWGGNPWQPPTTPSPEPEPEPEPERRSRRGGRSFWARCCGCCSCRNETDADWGPEPHGDRGSGRGRGSSSGGRRPDSRGSDSRRPGSRASGVNAAGDGTIREGMLVVTGVDLLSSRSDQNRREHHTDEFEYDELILRRGQPFDMVLHLSRPYESSDHVALELLIGNSPEVGKGTHVIIPVGKGGSGGWKAQVTKASGQNLDLRVHTSPNAIIGKFQFTVRTRSEAGEFLLPFDPHNEIYILFNPWCPEDIVYVEHEDWRQEYVLNESGRIYYGTEAQIGERTWNYGQFDHGVLDACLYILDRRGMPYGGRGDPVSVSRVISAMVNSLDDNGVLIGNWSGDYSRGTNPSAWVGSVEILLSYLRTGYSVPYGQCWVFAGVTTTVLRCLGLATRTVTNFNSAHDTDTSLTMDIYFDENMKPLEHLNHDSVWNFHVWNDCWMKRPDLPSGFGGWQVVDATPQETSSGIFCCGPCSVESIKNGLVYMKYDTPFIFAEVNSDKVYWQRQDDGSFKIVYVEEKAIGTLIITKAIGSNMRDDVTHIYKHPEGSEAERKAVETAAAHGSKPNVYSTRDSAEDVAMQVEAQDAVMGQDLTVCVVLTNRSSSRRTVKLHLYLSVTFYTGVTGSVFKESKKEVVLAPGASDRVSMPVAYKEYRPHLVDQGSMLLNVSGHVKENGQVLAKQHTFRLRTPDLSLTLLGAAVVGQECEVQIVFKNPLPITLTNVVFRLEGSGLQRPKILNVGWLLSLTAKPVTRGD; translated from the exons ATGATGGACGGTCCTCGTTCAGATGTGGGCCGCTGGGGCGGGAACCCTTGGCAGCCCCCCACCACACCTTCCCCAGAGCcagagccggagccggagccggagagACGATCTCGTCGAGGAGGCCGTTCCTTCTGGGCTCGCTGCTGCGGCTGCTGCTCATGCCGAAATGAAACAGATGCTGACTGGGGACCTGAGCCCCATGGAGACCGAGGGTCTGGCAGGGGTCGAGGGTCCAGCTCTGGGGGTCGAAGACCAGACTCCCGGGGCTCAGATTCCCGCCGGCCTGGCTCCCGGGCCAGTGGTGTGAACGCAGCTGGAGACGGCACCATCAGAG AGGGCATGCTGGTGGTGACCGGTGTGGATCTGCTGAGTTCACGCTCGGACCAGAATCGCCGAGAGCACCACACAGATGAGTTTGAGTACGACGAGCTGATTTTACGCCGTGGGCAGCCTTTCGACATGGTCCTCCACCTCTCTCGGCCCTATGAGTCCTCTGATCATGTTGCCCTGGAGCTGCTTATCG GAAACAGCCCCGAGGTGGGGAAGGGCACGCACGTGATCAtcccagtggggaaggggggcagcGGAGGCTGGAAAGCCCAGGTGACCAAGGCCAGTGGGCAGAATCTGGACCTACGTGTCCACACCTCCCCCAACGCCATCATCGGCAAGTTTCAATTCACGGTCCGCACACGTTCAGAGGCTGGCGAGTTCCTGTTGCCTTTTGACCCCCACAACGAGATCTACATCCTCTTCAATCCATGGTGTCCAG AGGACATCGTGTACGTGGAGCATGAGGATTGGCGACAGGAGTACGTGCTTAATGAATCCGGGAGAATTTACTATGGGACTGAAGCACAGATTGGCGAGCGGACCTGGAACTATGGGCAG tttgACCATGGAGTGCTGGATGCCTGCCTGTACATCCTAGACAGGCGGGGCATGCCATATGGAGGCCGCGGGGACCCGGTCAGTGTCTCCCGGGTCATCTCTGCCATG GTGAACTCCTTGGATGACAATGGGGTCCTGATTGGAAACTGGTCTGGTGATTACTCCCGAGGCACCAACCCATCAGCTTGGGTGGGCAGTGTGGAGATCCTACTCAGCTACCTACGCACCGGCTATTCCGTCCCCTATGGCCAGTGCTGGGTCTTCGCCGGTGTGACCACAACAG TGCTGCGTTGCTTGGGCCTGGCTACCCGCACTGTCACCAATTTCAACTCGGCACATGACACAGACACATCCCTCACCATGGACATCTACTTTGACGAGAATATGAAGCCTCTCGAGCACCTGAACCATGATTCTGTTTG GAACTTCCACGTGTGGAACGACTGCTGGATGAAGAGGCCAGATCTGCCCTCTGGCTTTGGTGGGTGGCAGGTGGTGGATGCCACACCCCAGGAAACCAGCAGCG GCATCTTCTGCTGCGGCCCCTGCTCTGTGGAGTCCATCAAGAATGGCCTGGTATACATGAAATACGACACGCCCTTCATTTTTGCTGAG GTCAACAGTGACAAAGTTTACTGGCAGCGACAGGATGATGGTAGCTTTAAGATCGTGTATGTGGAAGAGAAGGCCATTGGTACGCTCATCATAACAAAGGCCATTGGATCCAACATGCGAGATGATGTCACCCACATTTATAAACACCCAGAAG GCTCAGAAGCAGAGCGGAAGGCAGTGGAGACAGCAGCCGCCCACGGCAGCAAACCCAACGTGTACTCCACGCGTGACTCAGCAGAGGATGTGGCGATGCAGGTGGAGGCACAGGACGCGGTGATGGGGCAGGACCTGACCGTCTGCGTGGTGCTGACCAATCGCAGCAGCAGCCGCCGCACCGTGAAGCTGCACCTCTACCTCTCGGTCACCTTCTACACCGGTGTCACCGGGTCTGTCTTCAAGGAGAGCAAGAAAGAAGTGGTGCTGGCGCCAGGGGCCT CGGACCGCGTGTCCATGCCTGTGGCCTACAAGGAATACCGGCCCCACCTGGTAGATCAGGGGTCCATGCTGCTCAACGTCTCGGGCCACGTCAAGGAGAACGGGCAGGTGCTGGCCAAGCAGCACACCTTCCGTCTGCGCACCCCTGACCTTTCCCTCACC ttGTTGGGGGCAGCCGTGGTTGGTCAGGAGTGCGAAGTACAGATTGTCTTCAAGAACCCGCTGCCTATAACCCTCACCAATGTCGTCTTCCGGCTTGAGGGCTCCGGGCTACAGAGACCCAAGATCCTCAATGTGGG ATGGCTGTTGTCACTCACCGCCAAGCCAGTCACCAGGGGAGACTGA